From the Psychrobacillus sp. FSL K6-4046 genome, one window contains:
- the dnaN gene encoding DNA polymerase III subunit beta encodes MEFIIDNDFFSKAISDVNRAVTFKTPFPILTGIKITADKNSLTLVGSNSDIVIETIIPLMNDGVKVLEVYRPGSVVISAKYLSEIVKKLPGKIHINVDEKQVVTIQSDEIVTKLYGFHADDYPSLPKIDEAKYIKIPSIELLEIIKQTVFAVSKSESRPVLTGVNMSFKDQRLKCVATNSQRLALRDIEIKSNIEGSFNVPGTSLNELAKIISNEDSVIHIFISDRYMTFKSNTISLFSRLIDGNYPNVSGLFPSNSNTIITLNTNQLLKGIDRACLFASEWKNNNVHLEIMNGSKIKISSNSSEIGKIEETLPIKEISGETSLNISLDGSFLMDALKAIKEEEVRIRFTGSMRPIIMEPIGNISYLHLISPVRTY; translated from the coding sequence ATGGAATTTATAATTGATAATGATTTCTTTAGTAAAGCAATTTCAGATGTTAATAGAGCCGTGACTTTCAAAACGCCTTTTCCAATTCTTACAGGTATTAAGATTACTGCTGATAAAAATAGCTTAACGCTAGTCGGAAGTAATTCTGATATTGTTATTGAGACAATTATCCCTTTAATGAATGATGGAGTAAAAGTGCTGGAAGTTTATAGACCAGGGAGTGTTGTAATTTCAGCAAAATACTTAAGTGAAATTGTTAAGAAGCTACCTGGAAAAATACATATAAATGTAGATGAGAAACAAGTAGTAACCATTCAATCCGATGAAATTGTAACGAAATTATACGGGTTTCATGCAGATGATTACCCTAGTCTGCCTAAAATCGATGAGGCTAAATATATTAAAATTCCAAGTATTGAATTACTGGAGATTATTAAACAAACTGTGTTTGCGGTTTCAAAGAGTGAGTCTAGGCCTGTCTTAACCGGAGTGAATATGTCGTTTAAAGATCAGCGATTAAAGTGTGTGGCAACCAATTCCCAACGTTTGGCTTTAAGAGATATTGAAATAAAATCAAATATAGAGGGGTCTTTCAACGTACCAGGAACAAGTTTGAATGAACTAGCCAAAATAATAAGTAATGAAGATAGTGTAATACATATTTTTATATCAGACCGGTATATGACATTTAAATCAAATACAATCTCCCTATTTTCTAGATTGATCGATGGCAATTATCCTAACGTCAGCGGATTGTTCCCAAGTAATTCGAACACAATAATCACCCTTAATACCAATCAGCTATTAAAGGGGATAGATAGAGCTTGCCTTTTTGCAAGCGAATGGAAGAATAACAATGTTCATCTTGAAATAATGAATGGTTCAAAAATAAAAATTTCCTCCAACTCCTCAGAGATAGGAAAAATTGAAGAAACCTTACCCATTAAGGAGATTTCTGGTGAGACAAGCTTAAATATTTCGCTAGATGGTAGTTTTTTAATGGACGCTTTAAAAGCTATCAAGGAAGAAGAGGTTAGAATACGTTTTACTGGCTCCATGAGACCGATCATAATGGAACCAATCGGCAATATTTCTTATTTACATCTGATTTCACCCGTACGTACATACTAA
- a CDS encoding DUF418 domain-containing protein: MTNERLRLIDILRGFAVLGTLGTNIWIFAYLGDLAYTTTFNYTGWWSLDDFLRMLVLFFVNGKFLGLLTIMFGVGLEIKYQQAKRKGNAWPGVYVWTLLFLLVEGFIHFSLVMEYDILMSYAITGLIVAFVLKRGDSFMKKIMIGLGGFHAVTILLVLVASLLGGLNMSLGTYEGAALYESGTWLEQVKNRLVNFIYYRLEVILIVPMNICLFLLGVFLMRSGTFSKTEIGKKKRKKLFKLGMYIGVPLNLLIFIPGGAFDLPVRYLFAPIMSLGYIGLFGILVEYRKVEWLWSRLEEVGKMSLSCYVSQNLLASIIFYGWGLGLGEKIGSFTIVAIWLCITLFQFLFAYVCIRTLQTGPLEWVRRRAVAAVSK; encoded by the coding sequence ATGACAAATGAAAGATTGCGCTTAATAGATATTCTTCGTGGTTTTGCTGTGCTTGGAACATTAGGGACTAATATTTGGATTTTTGCTTATTTGGGAGACCTGGCTTATACAACAACTTTTAACTATACCGGGTGGTGGTCATTAGACGATTTTCTGAGGATGCTCGTTCTTTTTTTCGTAAACGGTAAGTTTCTAGGGTTATTAACTATTATGTTTGGAGTAGGTCTAGAGATAAAATACCAGCAGGCGAAACGTAAAGGGAATGCATGGCCTGGCGTGTATGTATGGACATTATTATTCTTACTTGTCGAGGGCTTTATTCATTTTTCCCTAGTAATGGAATATGACATCCTGATGAGCTATGCAATCACTGGTTTAATCGTTGCTTTTGTGCTTAAACGAGGAGATTCCTTTATGAAAAAAATAATGATTGGGTTAGGTGGCTTTCATGCTGTCACTATTCTATTAGTTTTAGTAGCTTCTCTACTAGGGGGATTAAACATGTCATTGGGGACTTATGAGGGAGCTGCCCTCTATGAAAGCGGTACATGGCTCGAGCAGGTTAAAAACCGTTTGGTCAATTTTATTTATTATAGATTAGAAGTGATTTTAATCGTACCAATGAATATATGCTTGTTTTTACTAGGTGTTTTTCTTATGCGATCTGGTACTTTTTCTAAAACAGAGATTGGTAAAAAGAAGCGTAAAAAACTATTTAAATTAGGTATGTATATAGGTGTTCCATTAAATCTTCTTATATTTATACCAGGTGGTGCATTTGATTTGCCTGTTCGTTATTTATTTGCACCTATTATGTCTCTTGGATATATAGGATTATTTGGTATATTAGTAGAATATAGAAAGGTAGAGTGGCTTTGGTCTCGATTAGAAGAAGTCGGGAAAATGTCACTAAGCTGCTACGTCTCACAAAACCTTTTAGCTTCTATTATATTTTATGGCTGGGGTCTAGGATTAGGTGAGAAAATAGGTAGCTTTACTATAGTCGCTATATGGCTCTGCATTACTTTATTTCAATTCTTATTTGCCTATGTTTGTATACGGACATTGCAGACTGGACCATTGGAGTGGGTTAGGAGAAGAGCTGTAGCAGCTGTCTCCAAATAA
- the megL gene encoding methionine gamma-lyase produces MEKETSLIHQGYATEDHRDSLAVPLYQTSTFAFENAEQGAKRFAGEEAGGIYSRLGNPTVQVLEQRMAAIENGEGALAFGSGMAAVSTILVYLTKAGDHILCTRGIYGCTFGLLNIMEEKYNISHSLEKLSTEEEIEAAIKPNTTCIYVETPINPTMEIVDIALIVKIAQKHNIPVVVDNTFCSPYLQNPLDLGANFVLHSATKYINGHGDVIAGILVGKEKEQMDIIRSTVQKDFGGIISPFDAWLLIRGLKTLHVRMDRHSSNAEKVFTFLESHPSIQSIYYPFDQKNPQYEVAKRQMKNGGGLISFAIKGGKEKAQQFMNALSLIKIAVSLGDAETLIQHPATMTHSVVPSKERIAMGITDGLLRLSVGLENSEDIIRDLEQALDKL; encoded by the coding sequence ATGGAAAAAGAAACATCACTTATTCATCAAGGATACGCCACAGAGGACCATCGTGACAGTTTAGCGGTTCCACTCTATCAAACTTCTACATTTGCATTTGAAAATGCAGAGCAAGGTGCGAAACGGTTTGCAGGAGAGGAAGCAGGCGGTATTTATTCCCGGTTGGGTAATCCGACTGTCCAAGTGCTAGAGCAAAGAATGGCAGCAATAGAAAATGGAGAGGGTGCACTTGCTTTTGGGTCGGGGATGGCCGCAGTAAGTACAATCCTAGTATATTTGACTAAAGCGGGTGACCATATCTTATGCACAAGAGGAATTTATGGTTGTACATTTGGGTTACTGAACATAATGGAGGAAAAATATAATATTTCGCATAGCTTGGAAAAGTTGTCAACCGAAGAAGAAATTGAGGCAGCTATTAAACCAAATACGACATGTATTTACGTGGAAACACCGATCAATCCAACGATGGAAATCGTGGATATCGCATTAATCGTCAAGATTGCACAGAAACACAATATTCCGGTAGTAGTGGATAACACTTTCTGTTCTCCATATCTACAAAATCCGTTAGACTTAGGAGCAAACTTCGTGCTGCATAGTGCAACGAAGTATATTAACGGCCATGGTGATGTGATAGCTGGGATTCTAGTAGGTAAGGAAAAAGAGCAAATGGACATCATTCGTTCGACTGTTCAGAAGGACTTTGGAGGCATCATATCACCATTTGATGCGTGGCTGTTAATTAGAGGGTTAAAAACGTTACATGTCAGAATGGATAGACATTCTAGTAACGCTGAAAAAGTATTTACATTTTTAGAGTCCCATCCTTCTATTCAGTCCATTTATTATCCTTTCGATCAAAAAAATCCTCAGTATGAGGTAGCAAAAAGGCAAATGAAAAACGGGGGAGGACTAATTTCATTTGCTATTAAGGGTGGTAAGGAAAAAGCCCAGCAGTTTATGAATGCTCTTTCGCTCATTAAAATCGCAGTAAGCCTAGGAGATGCCGAGACACTAATCCAACATCCAGCAACTATGACCCACTCTGTTGTACCTAGCAAAGAGAGAATTGCTATGGGTATAACCGATGGATTACTAAGACTGTCAGTTGGTCTTGAAAACTCAGAAGACATTATTAGAGATTTAGAGCAAGCCTTAGATAAATTGTAA
- a CDS encoding response regulator transcription factor → MIRVVIAEDQKMLLGAFSSLLSFEADIEVVGEAQDGQTAWELIVKETPDVCILDIEMPHMTGLELARKIEEEQIPSKVMIVTTFSRVGYLQKAIDSNVTGYLLKDEPIDLLIESIRKVAAGERVVSRDLAATLFMKVENPLNDRERDVLRLVKEGLTTSEITKRLFLTKGTVRNYLSSSIQKLHVESRQQAVNKANENGWLE, encoded by the coding sequence GTGATAAGAGTAGTAATTGCTGAGGATCAGAAAATGCTTCTAGGTGCATTTTCTTCTTTATTATCCTTTGAAGCAGATATAGAAGTCGTTGGTGAGGCACAGGATGGTCAGACAGCCTGGGAACTAATTGTGAAGGAAACACCTGATGTATGTATTTTAGATATTGAAATGCCACATATGACGGGACTGGAGCTCGCTCGAAAAATAGAAGAGGAACAGATTCCAAGCAAAGTTATGATTGTCACTACTTTTTCACGAGTGGGATATTTACAAAAAGCGATTGACAGTAACGTAACTGGATATTTACTGAAGGACGAGCCAATTGATTTGTTAATAGAGTCTATTCGAAAGGTGGCTGCTGGCGAAAGGGTTGTGAGCAGAGATTTAGCAGCCACTCTTTTCATGAAAGTAGAGAATCCTCTGAATGATCGAGAAAGGGACGTCCTCCGTCTTGTTAAAGAAGGGTTAACTACTTCAGAAATCACAAAGCGATTATTTTTAACGAAGGGTACTGTCCGAAATTATTTATCCTCGTCTATCCAAAAGCTTCACGTGGAAAGCAGACAACAAGCAGTAAACAAAGCAAATGAAAACGGTTGGTTGGAGTGA
- a CDS encoding alpha/beta fold hydrolase, which yields MNYEVLEGAEEFFYEGNHVGVLVIHGFTGSTQSMHYLGERFAEAGFTVFGPRLTGHGTDPEDMERASYEDWMKDVEKGLTKLQETCSDIFVCGLSMGGTLTLYLAENYPEIKGIMPINAAVYMPDMIENYETLSQSETRFVEGIGSDIKQAGIKELAYSKTPVKSMSDILLLSRLVRDNLSKITAPALIFKSTEDHVVPPENSFQIYEAISSVGKEIVELENSYHVATLDADKELIADRSIQFINARI from the coding sequence GTGAATTATGAAGTGCTAGAGGGTGCAGAGGAATTTTTCTATGAGGGAAATCATGTAGGGGTGTTAGTGATACATGGATTTACAGGATCCACTCAAAGTATGCATTATTTAGGGGAAAGGTTTGCCGAAGCTGGTTTTACGGTTTTTGGACCAAGACTCACCGGCCATGGTACAGATCCAGAGGATATGGAGCGTGCAAGCTATGAGGATTGGATGAAAGACGTAGAAAAAGGATTGACCAAGCTTCAAGAAACATGCTCAGACATATTTGTTTGTGGACTATCAATGGGTGGTACGCTTACTTTATACTTGGCTGAAAACTACCCTGAAATTAAAGGCATTATGCCGATTAATGCTGCCGTCTATATGCCGGACATGATTGAAAATTATGAAACTCTTTCTCAAAGTGAGACTCGATTTGTAGAGGGGATTGGTTCTGACATTAAGCAGGCAGGGATAAAGGAGTTAGCTTATTCAAAAACCCCTGTAAAGTCTATGTCTGATATTCTTCTGCTATCTAGGCTAGTACGTGATAATCTGTCTAAAATTACTGCACCTGCTCTAATATTTAAATCTACAGAGGATCATGTAGTTCCACCAGAGAATTCCTTTCAAATATATGAAGCAATTTCCTCTGTTGGGAAGGAAATTGTGGAGTTAGAAAATAGCTACCATGTTGCTACGTTAGACGCCGATAAGGAGCTAATCGCAGATAGAAGTATACAGTTTATAAATGCAAGAATATAA
- a CDS encoding sensor histidine kinase codes for MIIDVASIIFLFTLVMLSDSALHPGIQIILLLLIVISYYIALWNKDWILLCAVLVGYSLLIILSFFEGSVIITFGFLFADLLGRAKSKFHIGLGIAGVACLFILFLWKEQLHGLDFSVLVAFMIIQLALPILRYFLLKTSNLQTKLNEVNKQLVQQEERQRIARDLHDTIGHTLTIIKLKTELASKLVGTEQAKVKRELDDILATTRTAMKQVSELVTDMKFISLESELERSGQVLKSAGINVQSNHDCRQPLSNVEETMISLCVREATTNILRHSQAKCCEIYTEFKDKVFYVHIKDDGIGLEMKRFGNGLVSMKERMHSLQGDVLVKEGSSGGTIITITLPIHS; via the coding sequence TTGATCATTGATGTAGCCTCCATCATTTTTCTTTTTACCTTAGTAATGCTATCTGATTCAGCCTTGCATCCCGGAATACAGATCATCCTTCTATTACTCATTGTTATTTCCTATTATATTGCATTGTGGAATAAGGATTGGATCCTTCTATGTGCTGTACTTGTTGGTTACTCGCTTCTTATAATATTAAGCTTTTTCGAGGGCTCTGTAATTATTACTTTTGGTTTTTTGTTTGCAGATTTGTTAGGGAGAGCTAAGTCTAAGTTTCATATAGGGCTTGGAATAGCAGGAGTTGCCTGCCTTTTTATCCTTTTTCTTTGGAAGGAGCAGCTCCATGGTTTAGATTTTTCTGTCTTAGTAGCCTTCATGATTATTCAGCTTGCATTGCCCATACTAAGGTATTTTCTTTTAAAAACATCTAATCTGCAAACAAAATTAAATGAAGTGAATAAACAGCTTGTTCAGCAAGAAGAAAGACAGAGAATTGCGAGAGATCTACATGATACAATTGGCCATACTTTAACGATTATTAAGCTGAAGACAGAGCTTGCTTCCAAATTAGTAGGCACGGAACAAGCTAAGGTTAAGAGGGAGTTAGACGATATTTTAGCAACTACAAGAACTGCTATGAAGCAGGTAAGTGAACTGGTGACGGATATGAAATTTATATCTCTCGAAAGTGAGCTAGAACGTTCGGGGCAAGTACTAAAATCTGCGGGAATTAATGTTCAATCTAATCATGATTGTCGCCAACCATTATCTAATGTAGAGGAAACCATGATCTCTCTTTGTGTGAGAGAGGCGACAACAAACATACTTAGACATAGTCAGGCGAAATGTTGTGAAATCTATACAGAGTTTAAAGATAAGGTATTCTACGTACATATCAAGGACGATGGAATTGGTTTAGAGATGAAGCGATTTGGAAATGGTCTAGTCTCGATGAAGGAGCGGATGCATTCTTTACAAGGCGACGTACTTGTAAAAGAGGGTTCCTCTGGAGGCACTATCATAACGATTACATTACCAATTCATTCGTAA
- a CDS encoding IS110 family transposase, which produces MNNSTNHKINQVTEKTLVIGIDIAKRKHYACAVDDRGRVLHKSFPIRQSAEGFTTFYEQLLVLQNKHEKSEILVGFEPTGHYWMNLAAHLTAHDIRYVFVNPSHVKKSKELDDNLQTKNDVKDAMVIAKLIRDGRFSFPRILEGIEAELRNGASHRASLQKELGIITNRIIRWTDRFFPEFQHVFKDIGKTALAVLEKTPLPEDLREKEVAELLPFYKEVEGLKCVSSPKIIKLKEAAEISIGLTEGLEMARFEIHSLVMQYRLVEQQYELLAERLQEIAQDMPDYIFLLSIEGIGSNTAIELLSEVGPFTNFRSPRQIIKLAGLTLRENSSGEQKGQKKISKRGRKRLRAALFRAILPMIRYNPAFKALYHYYIERPVNPLRKKEAMVVLCGKLLKIAHGLCTKKQMFQSERMIQDLTVLQTAA; this is translated from the coding sequence ATGAATAATAGTACGAATCATAAAATTAATCAAGTGACTGAAAAGACGTTGGTCATCGGAATCGATATCGCCAAACGCAAACATTACGCATGTGCTGTAGACGACCGTGGACGAGTATTGCATAAGTCCTTTCCCATCAGACAGTCGGCAGAAGGATTTACGACCTTCTATGAACAGCTACTTGTATTACAAAACAAACATGAGAAATCAGAAATCCTTGTTGGGTTCGAACCAACAGGACACTACTGGATGAACCTAGCGGCCCATTTAACCGCGCATGACATCCGCTATGTGTTCGTGAATCCTAGTCACGTGAAGAAATCCAAAGAATTGGATGACAATCTGCAGACAAAGAACGATGTGAAGGATGCGATGGTCATCGCCAAGTTGATCCGCGATGGACGGTTCAGCTTCCCACGCATTTTAGAAGGCATCGAAGCGGAACTGCGCAATGGTGCATCCCATCGCGCCTCGCTTCAGAAAGAGCTTGGCATCATTACAAATCGAATCATTCGATGGACAGATCGGTTCTTCCCAGAATTCCAACATGTCTTTAAAGACATCGGGAAAACCGCCCTGGCTGTGCTGGAGAAAACACCATTACCAGAGGACCTTCGAGAAAAAGAAGTGGCGGAGCTACTCCCTTTCTACAAAGAGGTTGAAGGGTTAAAGTGTGTCTCTTCTCCCAAAATAATAAAACTCAAGGAAGCTGCCGAAATCTCGATTGGGTTGACCGAAGGCCTGGAAATGGCTCGATTTGAGATTCATTCCTTGGTGATGCAATATAGGCTCGTGGAACAACAGTATGAATTACTGGCAGAACGGTTACAAGAAATCGCTCAAGATATGCCCGATTATATATTTTTGTTATCTATCGAGGGGATCGGCTCCAATACAGCCATCGAGCTGTTATCAGAGGTAGGGCCCTTCACAAACTTTCGTAGTCCACGCCAAATCATCAAACTAGCGGGACTAACATTACGTGAAAACTCCTCGGGTGAGCAAAAAGGACAAAAGAAGATTTCTAAACGAGGTCGCAAAAGATTGCGTGCAGCCCTCTTCCGAGCCATCTTGCCTATGATTCGTTACAACCCTGCCTTTAAGGCACTATATCATTATTATATTGAACGCCCAGTAAACCCTTTAAGAAAGAAAGAAGCCATGGTGGTCTTATGTGGAAAACTATTAAAAATCGCACATGGCCTCTGTACAAAAAAACAGATGTTTCAATCAGAACGCATGATACAAGACCTGACCGTTCTTCAAACGGCAGCGTGA
- a CDS encoding sensor domain-containing diguanylate cyclase yields MANDIDLTKFKGRVFDLWTDYTFSQDSEINWFEELKVLLAEFFDVRFATYYKQDAHTFIQLNWNHSLIKKREAIRWIEIEGFFYEKDYAEIPFIRKGEKQCGEVSILFRSEDHEILGMLVMEATEKWEKFAKTSEVNEFILIISKLVRMVRKSIFLTEQEHQYRNLFNVTKMFHSTLEVDQILKGTLLAVQDAFPDFENTLILSNDQDRKTSVPYKLFDYTSERPSTVEAYVSGEITSDLVENSKMKLLNIPIKGKQGIYGILQVSTPMDYLFSIRQKEFMKMLAATAGNALENAKLFIQSHRLVGDLQLINETTHKLNMNLSQEDMVIFLKNQLMKSFQPEHVCFVFIEDDEYSISVASSDYFYTLEGQMYIQHVGNQFKKLKDSLFVADFNRLSNTNVAYRSLVAIPLREQEKITGFSIVLHSDPYYFSFDSFKLMQSLIQHSSLALTNSALRNKLQEMVDRDHLTNLYARSYLDRYVEESMINDTSGIFVLMDIDNFKQVNDTHGHQVGDSILKQIATVIDKKVEQVGIGARWGGEELALYFPQMSVEDGKRICADLLEIIPIYTNPSVTVSVGLSGWSKRGNADFHNLFHHADIALYEAKNNGKNQLCIYEVTCH; encoded by the coding sequence ATGGCAAACGATATAGACTTAACAAAATTTAAAGGTAGAGTTTTTGACTTATGGACCGATTATACTTTCAGTCAAGACAGTGAGATTAATTGGTTTGAAGAACTCAAAGTATTGTTGGCTGAGTTTTTTGACGTTAGGTTTGCCACCTATTATAAACAGGATGCCCATACTTTCATTCAACTGAATTGGAATCACTCACTCATTAAAAAAAGAGAAGCCATTAGATGGATAGAAATAGAAGGTTTCTTCTATGAAAAAGACTATGCAGAGATTCCTTTTATAAGAAAAGGAGAAAAACAGTGTGGTGAAGTTTCTATTTTGTTTAGAAGTGAGGATCATGAGATTCTAGGGATGTTAGTAATGGAAGCAACAGAGAAATGGGAAAAATTCGCGAAGACATCTGAAGTAAATGAATTTATACTAATCATTAGCAAATTAGTAAGAATGGTTAGAAAATCTATCTTCTTAACAGAACAGGAGCACCAATACAGAAATCTTTTTAACGTGACAAAAATGTTCCATTCTACACTTGAGGTAGATCAAATCTTAAAAGGAACATTATTGGCTGTTCAGGATGCTTTTCCTGACTTTGAAAATACATTGATTCTCTCTAACGATCAAGATCGTAAAACTTCTGTTCCATATAAATTATTTGATTATACCTCGGAGAGACCTAGTACTGTGGAAGCGTACGTATCCGGAGAAATAACTTCAGATTTAGTAGAAAATTCGAAGATGAAACTATTAAATATACCAATAAAGGGGAAGCAGGGGATCTACGGTATCCTACAAGTATCTACCCCGATGGATTATCTGTTTTCAATCAGGCAGAAGGAATTTATGAAGATGCTTGCTGCTACTGCTGGAAACGCCCTAGAAAATGCTAAGTTGTTTATTCAATCTCACCGTTTAGTTGGTGACTTACAATTAATCAATGAGACGACTCATAAATTGAATATGAATTTATCGCAAGAAGACATGGTCATATTCTTAAAAAATCAATTAATGAAATCATTTCAGCCAGAGCATGTTTGTTTTGTATTTATAGAGGATGATGAATACTCGATCAGTGTAGCTAGCTCTGATTATTTTTACACATTAGAAGGCCAAATGTATATTCAACATGTAGGAAACCAATTTAAAAAGCTTAAGGATTCACTGTTTGTGGCTGATTTCAATCGACTAAGTAATACGAACGTTGCATATCGATCTCTTGTGGCAATTCCTTTAAGAGAACAAGAAAAGATTACTGGGTTTAGCATAGTATTGCACAGCGATCCGTACTATTTTTCCTTCGATAGCTTCAAATTGATGCAATCCTTAATACAGCATTCCTCCTTGGCCCTTACTAATTCCGCGCTGCGCAATAAATTACAAGAAATGGTTGATCGTGACCACCTGACCAATCTCTATGCAAGAAGCTATTTAGATAGATACGTAGAGGAGTCTATGATTAATGATACTAGTGGGATATTCGTACTAATGGATATCGACAACTTTAAACAAGTGAATGATACTCATGGCCATCAGGTCGGAGACAGTATTCTTAAACAAATTGCAACGGTTATTGATAAAAAAGTAGAACAAGTAGGAATAGGTGCAAGATGGGGTGGAGAAGAGCTAGCTCTCTATTTTCCCCAGATGTCTGTGGAGGATGGTAAGAGAATTTGTGCCGACCTCTTAGAAATAATCCCTATTTATACAAATCCAAGTGTGACCGTTTCTGTTGGTTTATCTGGGTGGAGTAAAAGAGGGAATGCTGACTTTCATAATTTGTTTCATCATGCAGATATTGCACTATATGAAGCGAAAAATAATGGAAAAAACCAGCTATGTATTTACGAGGTAACTTGTCATTAA
- the rpsD gene encoding 30S ribosomal protein S4 → MARYTGPAWKLSRRLGISLSGTGKELEKRPYAPGQHGPNQRKKLTEYGLQLQEKQKLRHTYGVNERQFRTLFDKAGKMQGKHGENFMILLETRLDNIVYRLGLARTRRGARQLVNHGHIMVDGKRVDIPSYRLKPGQEISLREKSQNLDVVNESMEVNNFVPEYLTFDADNKVGTFVRLPERSELSAEINESLIVEFYSR, encoded by the coding sequence ATGGCTCGCTATACAGGTCCAGCATGGAAATTATCACGTCGTCTTGGTATCTCACTAAGTGGTACTGGTAAAGAATTAGAAAAACGCCCATACGCACCAGGACAACACGGTCCTAACCAACGTAAAAAATTAACTGAGTACGGTCTTCAATTACAAGAAAAACAAAAACTTCGTCACACTTATGGTGTTAACGAACGTCAATTCCGTACTTTGTTTGATAAAGCTGGTAAAATGCAAGGTAAACATGGTGAAAACTTCATGATCCTTCTTGAAACTCGCCTTGATAACATTGTATACCGTTTAGGTCTTGCTCGCACTCGTCGTGGAGCTCGTCAATTAGTTAACCATGGTCATATTATGGTTGACGGTAAACGCGTTGATATTCCTTCATACCGTTTAAAACCAGGTCAAGAAATTTCACTTCGTGAAAAATCTCAAAACCTAGATGTTGTAAACGAATCTATGGAAGTTAATAACTTCGTACCAGAATACCTTACATTTGACGCAGACAACAAAGTTGGTACTTTCGTTCGCCTTCCAGAGCGTAGCGAATTATCAGCTGAAATCAACGAATCTCTAATCGTTGAGTTCTACTCTCGTTAA
- a CDS encoding VOC family protein, with protein MNKSLLKGVEGIFIPVRDSKVSARWYEEVLGFQLNYIEEEAAVMKISSDSPTVVCLVKVEYHIPMKFPSNHFGVGKYINFIPEDIETLYDELKSKGIAVNSLDGDGDKKYFTFFDPDGNPLGACQ; from the coding sequence TTGAACAAGTCATTACTTAAGGGTGTAGAGGGGATTTTTATCCCTGTAAGGGACTCTAAGGTTTCAGCACGCTGGTACGAGGAGGTACTAGGTTTCCAGCTAAACTATATAGAGGAAGAAGCTGCAGTCATGAAAATATCAAGTGATTCACCGACTGTCGTTTGTTTAGTCAAGGTAGAATATCATATTCCTATGAAATTTCCTTCGAACCATTTTGGCGTAGGGAAATATATTAACTTTATACCCGAGGATATAGAGACGCTTTATGATGAGTTAAAGTCTAAAGGAATTGCGGTAAACTCACTAGACGGAGATGGTGATAAGAAGTACTTTACGTTTTTTGATCCGGATGGTAATCCACTTGGCGCTTGTCAGTAA
- a CDS encoding alpha/beta hydrolase — protein MYASIKDVEIYYEVYGEGTPILMLHGFSPDMELMKGCMEPFFQKSGASYKRIYIDLPGMGKSKQFAHLNNTDDMLDIVIGFIEKEIQNEPFLIAAESYGGYLARGVIAKESFSILGAFFICPVIYAARDKRTLPVKQTAAKDELFLQTLGSDIKVAFEENCVVLNEYTYNRWMKEIVSGMNRANQPFLEKIAGNYSFSSWFEEPNFEQPSVFLLGRQDDVVGFEDAFHLKDNFPQATYAILDGAGHNLQIERPILFDAYLDDWLKRIHDRKLR, from the coding sequence ATGTACGCATCAATAAAGGACGTAGAAATCTATTATGAAGTATACGGAGAAGGAACCCCTATTTTAATGCTTCATGGGTTTTCGCCTGATATGGAGCTGATGAAGGGATGTATGGAGCCTTTCTTTCAAAAGTCAGGAGCTTCCTATAAAAGAATATACATAGACTTACCTGGAATGGGTAAATCCAAGCAATTCGCTCATCTAAACAATACCGATGATATGTTAGATATAGTCATTGGTTTTATAGAAAAGGAAATCCAAAATGAGCCATTTTTAATAGCAGCAGAGTCATATGGAGGTTATTTGGCACGCGGAGTAATCGCTAAGGAAAGTTTTTCTATTCTAGGTGCTTTCTTTATTTGCCCCGTTATTTATGCCGCTCGTGATAAAAGAACACTTCCTGTTAAACAAACAGCAGCAAAGGATGAGCTATTCTTACAAACCTTGGGAAGCGATATAAAAGTGGCATTCGAGGAGAACTGCGTCGTATTAAATGAATACACCTACAATCGTTGGATGAAAGAAATTGTCAGTGGAATGAATCGAGCAAATCAACCATTTTTAGAGAAAATTGCGGGTAACTATTCTTTTAGTAGCTGGTTTGAAGAACCAAACTTTGAACAACCGTCCGTTTTCTTACTTGGGAGGCAGGATGATGTAGTAGGATTTGAGGATGCGTTCCATTTAAAAGACAATTTCCCTCAGGCAACCTACGCCATTCTAGATGGTGCTGGACATAACCTACAGATTGAAAGGCCGATTTTGTTTGATGCCTATTTAGATGATTGGTTAAAACGCATTCACGATAGAAAGCTTAGATGA